A region of Vitis vinifera cultivar Pinot Noir 40024 chromosome 15, ASM3070453v1 DNA encodes the following proteins:
- the LOC100267685 gene encoding cytochrome P450 704C1, whose protein sequence is MHILQLLLSSTSKMVSMDFFCNPMSLVFAISALTLVFLVKILVGKSTEKKRRYHPIGGTIFNQLFNFNRLHHYMTDLAGKHRTYRLLSPFRNEIYTADPANVEYILKTNFENYGKGSYNYNILRDLLGDGIFTVDDEKWRQQRKVSSYEFSTKVLRDFSSVVFRKNGAKLAKVVSEAARSNRTMDIQGLFMKATLDSISKVAFGVKLDSMCGSNEEGTKFGSAFDDASAMTLYRYVDIFWTIKKSLNIGSEATLKRSIKVVDDFVYKLIHSKTELMKNSQNDSSMKKDDILSRFLQLKDIEIDPKYLRDIILNFIIAGKDTTATALSWFIYMLCKHPTIQEKVAQEVREAINLKEATNYAEFAASVTEEALEKMQYLHAAITETLRLYPAVPFDAKICFSDDTLPDGFSVRKGDMVSYQPYAMGRMRFVWGDDAEEFRPERWLNEKGLFCPESPFKFTAFQAGPRICLGKEFAYRQMKILSAILSGCFVFKLSDDKKAVNYRTMITLLIDGGLHVRAFHRPDTKILEA, encoded by the exons ATGCATATCTTGCAGCTCCTTCTTTCATCAACGTCCAAGATGGTGTCCATGGACTTTTTCTGCAACCCCATGTCCCTGGTTTTCGCAATTTCTGCTCTAACCCTTGTTTTTCTCGTGAAAATCTTAGTGGGAAAATCAACAGAAAAGAAGAGGAGGTATCACCCTATTGGCGGTACAATCTTCAACCAGCTCTTCAACTTCAACAGGTTGCACCACTACATGACTGATCTTGCTGGGAAGCACAGGACTTACAGGCTGCTCAGCCCCTTTAGGAATGAGATTTACACTGCTGACCCAGCTAATGTCGAGTATATACTCAAGACAAACTTCGAGAATTATGGCAAG GGCTCCTATAACTATAACATTCTGAGGGATCTACTTGGTGATGGAATTTTCACAGTTGACGATGAGAAATGGCGGCAACAGAGAAAGGTATCGAGCTATGAATTCTCTACAAAGGTATTGAGGGACTTCAGCAGTGTAGTTTTCCGAAAGAATGGGGCAAAACTTGCTAAAGTAGTGTCTGAAGCTGCAAGATCCAACCGGACAATGGATATTCAA GGTCTTTTTATGAAAGCAACCTTAGATTCGATATCCAAAGTTGCATTTGGGGTAAAGCTAGACAGCATGTGTGGATCAAATGAAGAAGGCACCAAGTTTGGCAGCGCATTTGATGATGCGAGTGCCATGACCCTTTATCGGTATGTTGATATCTTCTGGACAATCAAGAAAAGTCTTAATATCGGTTCAGAAGCCACGTTAAAGAGGAGTATCAAAGTGGTTGATGACTTTGTGTACAAGCTAATCCACAGCAAGACTGAACTAATGAAGAATTCACAAAATGATTCTTCA ATGAAGAAAGACGATATTTTATCAAGGTTTCTGCAATTGAAGGACATAGAAATTGATCCAAAATACTTACGGGATATAATCCTCAATTTTATAATTGCTGGAAAAGACACGACAGCAACTGCTCTTTCCTGGTTCATTTACATGCTTTGCAAGCATCCCACCATTCAGGAAAAGGTGGCACAAGAAGTGAGGGAAGCGATCAACCTGAAAGAGGCGACAAACTATGCCGAGTTTGCAGCCAGTGTTACTGAAGAAGCTCTGGAGAAGATGCAGTATCTCCATGCTGCTATAACTGAGACTCTACGACTCTATCCTGCAGTTCCTTTT GATGCAAAGATTTGCTTTTCAGATGACACGCTGCCAGATGGGTTCAGTGTGAGGAAAGGAGATATGGTGTCTTACCAACCATATGCAATGGGCAGGATGAGATTCGTATGGGGCGATGATGCAGAGGAATTCCGACCAGAGAGATGGCTTAATGAGAAGGGCCTTTTTTGCCCAGAAAGCCCTTTCAAATTCACTGCATTTCAG GCAGGCCCGAGAATTTGTTTGGGAAAGGAGTTTGCTTATAGGCAGATGAAGATCCTCTCAGCCATTCTGTCcggttgttttgtttttaagctGAGCGACGATAAGAAAGCTGTGAATTACAGGACAATGATCACCCTTCTTATTGATGGAGGCCTCCATGTTCGTGCTTTCCACAGGCCAGACACAAAGATTCTGGAGGCTTGA
- the LOC100245370 gene encoding cytochrome P450 704C1 codes for MYILKLLLSSTSKMVSMDFFCNPMYLVVAISALTLVFLMKILVGKSTEKKRRYHPIGGTIFNHLFNFNRLHHYMTDVAGKHRTYRLLSPFRNEIFTADPANVEYILKTNFENYGKGSYNYNILRDLLGDGIFTVDDEKWRQQRKVSSYEFSTKVLRDFSSVVFRKNGAKLAIVVSEAASFNQTMDIQDLFMKATLDSIFKFAFGVELDSMCGSNEEGTKFGSAFDDASAMTLYRYVDIFWTIKKSLNIGSEATLKRSIKVVDDFVYKLIHSKTELMKNSQNDSSMKKDDILSRFLQLKDIEIDPKYLRDIILNFITAGKDTTATTLSWFIYMLCKHPTIQEKVAQEVREAINLKEATNYAEFAASVTEEALEKMQYLHAAITETLRLYPAVPVDAKICFSDDTLPDGFSVRKGDMVSYQPYAMGRMRFVWGDDAEEFRPERWLNEKGLFCPESPFKFTAFQAGPRICLGKEFAYRQMKILSAILSGCFVFKMSDDKKAVTYRTMITLLIDGGLHVRAFHRPDTKILEA; via the exons ATGTATATCTTGAAGCTCCTTCTTTCATCAACGTCCAAGATGGTGTCCATGGACTTTTTCTGCAACCCCATGTACCTGGTTGTCGCAATTTCTGCTCTAACCCTTGTTTTTCTCATGAAAATCTTAGTGGGAAAATCAACAGAAAAGAAGAGGAGGTATCACCCTATTGGCGGTACAATCTTCAACCACCTCTTCAACTTCAACAGGTTGCACCACTACATGACTGATGTTGCTGGGAAGCACAGGACTTACAGGCTACTCAGCCCCTTTAGGAATGAGATTTTCACTGCTGACCCAGCTAATGTCGAGTATATACTCAAGACAAACTTCGAGAATTATGGCAAG GGCTCCTATAACTATAACATTCTGAGGGATCTACTTGGTGATGGAATTTTCACAGTTGACGATGAGAAATGGCGGCAACAGAGAAAGGTATCGAGCTATGAATTCTCTACAAAGGTATTGAGGGACTTCAGCAGTGTAGTTTTCCGAAAAAATGGGGCAAAACTTGCTATAGTAGTGTCTGAAGCTGCAAGCTTCAACCAGACAATGGATATTCAA GATCTTTTTATGAAAGCAACCTTAGATTCGATATTCAAATTTGCATTTGGGGTAGAGCTAGACAGCATGTGTGGATCAAATGAAGAAGGCACCAAGTTTGGCAGCGCATTTGATGATGCGAGTGCCATGACCCTTTATCGGTATGTTGATATCTTCTGGACAATCAAGAAAAGTCTGAATATCGGTTCAGAAGCCACGTTAAAGAGGAGTATCAAAGTGGTTGATGACTTTGTGTACAAGCTAATCCACAGCAAGACTGAACTAATGAAGAATTCACAAAATGATTCTTCA ATGAAGAAAGACGATATTTTATCAAGGTTTCTGCAGTTGAAGGACATAGAGATTGATCCAAAATACTTACGGGATATAATCCTCAATTTTATAACTGCTGGAAAAGACACGACAGCAACTACTCTTTCCTGGTTCATTTACATGCTTTGCAAGCATCCCACCATTCAGGAAAAGGTGGCACAAGAAGTGAGGGAAGCGATCAACCTGAAAGAGGCCACAAACTATGCCGAGTTTGCAGCCAGTGTTACTGAAGAAGCTCTGGAGAAGATGCAGTATCTCCATGCTGCTATAACTGAGACTCTACGACTCTATCCTGCAGTTCCTGTG GATGCAAAGATTTGCTTTTCAGATGACACGCTGCCAGATGGGTTCAGTGTGAGGAAAGGAGATATGGTGTCTTACCAACCATATGCAATGGGCAGGATGAGATTTGTATGGGGCGATGATGCAGAGGAATTCCGACCAGAGAGATGGCTTAATGAGAAGGGCCTTTTTTGCCCAGAAAGCCCTTTCAAATTCACTGCATTTCAG GCAGGCCCGAGAATTTGTTTGGGAAAGGAGTTTGCTTATAGGCAGATGAAGATCCTCTCAGCCATTCTGTCcggttgttttgtttttaagatgagCGACGATAAGAAAGCTGTGACTTACAGGACAATGATCACCCTTCTTATTGATGGAGGCCTCCATGTTCGTGCTTTCCACAGGCCAGACACAAAGATTCTGGAGGCTTGA